A stretch of the Elephas maximus indicus isolate mEleMax1 chromosome 3, mEleMax1 primary haplotype, whole genome shotgun sequence genome encodes the following:
- the LOC126072656 gene encoding phospholipase A2, membrane associated-like, with product MKTLLLLVVIMALGLLQVQGSLLDFQKMIQLVTGKEAISSYGFYGCHCGLGGKGSPKDATDRCCAEHDCCYKRLQKQGCGTKFLNYKFTKSGGQIICAKQDSCRTQLCQCDRKAAYCFARNLNTYNKKLQHYPNVLCSGKTPSC from the exons CCCTCTTGCTGTTGGTAGTAATCATGGCCTTGG GCCTGCTGCAAGTCCAGGGGAGTTTACTGGATTTCCAAAAAATGATCCAGTTGGTGACAGGAAAGGAAGCTATATCCAGCTATGGTTTCTATGGTTGCCACTGTGGTCTTGGTGGTAAAGGATCCCCGAAGGATGCGACAGATCG GTGCTGTGCTGAACATGACTGTTGCTATAAACGTCTGCAGAAACAAGGGTGTGGCACCAAATTTCTAAACTACAAGTTTACCAAGAGTGGAGGCCAAATCATCTGTG CAAAACAGGACTCCTGCAGGACTCAGCTGTGTCAGTGTGATAGAAAGGCTGCCTACTGTTTTGCGAGAAACCTGAACACCTATAATAAAAAGTTGCAGCACTACCCCAATGTTCTGTGCAGTGGGAAGACCCCCAGCTGTTGA